The following coding sequences are from one Electrophorus electricus isolate fEleEle1 chromosome 22, fEleEle1.pri, whole genome shotgun sequence window:
- the dnai3 gene encoding WD repeat-containing protein 63, protein MKQRKGCGKLNSATVATGEGRGSKHCVCLASLSIRLSPAFVTTSNQFEAGKHQVREQLSSTLINSCTTDMSAKKPKGSMNKGKDKKEAFPSREEGSSVGTGHPDYIFPLVLTSATQELFCCRADVDVTGDEPHKLLRKEDILRDMKNRAAVSDFSPLKQAVLDYPEEELLLVFDQDFTYGQSFYLVLTAGAKEDILRPPPGMEEEEEEGDELLEVQKTPEPKPWLSLGSEREIQEESVTDTRPRLRYKVSRVRRQFGAPVCFWDHSAGAMRGSYVECPSYQDKSFSLWRMEKENSVQAIPNTKSSSSQTLWKYPRNMCTQYEPRELEDEEKERLLQSADLKNFLNSVSARFELAIQQNEIMDVFLDDWRALGDEENVLGGKVDTHLKEYQSFTHTHYSTNKTISCLSWHPTVNGVIAVAVTENLSFEERINNSTRLLLNPSLILFWSFSDPINPQLLLECPDDIFCFEFCPSNPNIIAGGCMNGQVALWDISAHVDRLQGARGGGAARTSNADVPCFEDTRDIAPPTVRYCAVSGVESGHRAPITDIQWLPETFEVSRTGTPLENKTLISVQIVTCAPDCCVMFWDLRAPRTVVNALTDTKPKPEEKTVENPYGVPSTFKHLDLTWKPLFRVALPKVDTRGEYSPLRFSLWGNTDKSVTVGDRPEPPDYGQLHLPSAKHQRQTDDISTKFYVGTEDGEVVYTDWKLEKDNDSGQLFSPKPTHCFRVHDCLVNTVSRSPFYLDIILTVGGWNFAIWKEGVMTGPLVLSACSQKRCSAGAWSLTRPGVMYIGKEDGNLEVWDLLEKTHEPSQIQSVTTFPITCIKPWTVSLKQQLLAVSDHQGTLHILQVPWMLRHPAANEKLSVSRYFEKEVEHLVYFEKRTEMREREKKQVEAEEQRRRMEGVVALKQLEELEEQAQRDYEDYLTLEKAILKDMGLQTQHMSDH, encoded by the exons ATGAAGCAACGAAAGGGCTGCGGAAAGCTGAACTCAGCCACTGTCGCAACAGGTGAGGGGCGGGGCTCAAAACACTGCGTCTGCTTGGCATCGCTGTCAATCAGACTAAGCCCCGCCTTTGTAACTACTAGCAACCAATTTGAAGCCGGAAAACATCAAGTTCGTGAGCAGCTATCGTCGACTCTGATCAATTCATGTACCA CAGACATGagtgcaaaaaaacccaaggGCAGCATGAACAAAGGGAAAG ataaAAAGGAGGCGTTCCCTTCACGAGAGGAGGGGAGTTCTGTAGGAACAG GTCACCCTGACTACATCTTCCCCCTGGTCTTAACATCCGCCACGCAGGAGCTGTTCTGCTGCCGTGCCGACGTGGACGTGACTGGGGACGAGCCCCACAAGCTGCTGAGGAAAGAGGACATCCTCCGGGACATGAAGAACAGAGCGGCCGTGTCCGACTTCAGTCCACTCAAGCAGGCCGTGCTG GACTACCCCGAGGAGGAGTTGCTGCTGGTGTTTGATCAGGATTTCACCTACGGCCAGAGCTTCTACCTGGTGCTCACGGCGGGAGCAAAGGAGGACATCCTCAGG CCCCCGCCAggcatggaggaggaggaggaggaaggagatgAGTTGTTAGAGGTACAGAAGACGCCCGAGCCCAAGCCGTGGCTGTCTCTGGGCAGCGAGAGGGAGATACAGGAGGAATCCGTCACGGACACCAGACCCAGA CTCAGGTATAAGGTCTCCCGTGTGCGTCGTCAGTTTGGTGCGCCTGTCTGCTTCTGGGACCACAGCGCTGGGGCGATGAGAGGCAGCTACGTCGAGTGCCCCTCCTACCAGGACAAGAGCTTCAGCCTCTGGAGGATGGAGAAGGAGAACAGTGTACAGGCCATCCCCAACACCAAGAGCTCATCCTCCCAGACACTATG GAAGTACCCAAGGAACATGTGCACCCAGTATGAACCTAGAGAGCTTGAGGACGAGGAGAAGGAACGCCTCCTGCAGTCAGCAGATCTGAAGAACTTCCTGAACTCTGTCAGTGCCAG GTTTGAGCTAGCCATTCAGCAGAACGAGATCATGGATGTTTTCCTGGATGACTGGAGGGCTCTGGGGGACGAGGAGAATGTGCTTGGAGGGAAAGTGGACACACACCTGAAGGAGTACcagtccttcacacacacacactacagcaccaACAAAACCATCAGCTGCCTCTCCTGGCACCCCACAGTCAACG gtgtgaTAGCAGTGGCAGTAACAGAAAACCTGTCGTTTGAGGAGAGGATTAACAACTCAACCAGACTGCTGCTTAAcccttctctcattctcttctgGAGCTTCTCTGACCCCATCAACCCACAG TTGCTGCTGGAATGTCCAGATGACATCTTTTGCTTCGAGTTCTGCCCCTCCAACCCAAACATTATCGCTGGAGGCTGTATGAACGGTCAG GTGGCACTGTGGGACATCTCGGCGCATGTGGACAGACTGCAGGGAGCTCGCGGAGGAGGAGCTGCCAGAACCTCCAACGCCGACGTGCCG TGCTTTGAGGATACGCGAGACATTGCGCCCCCTACTGTGCGCTACTGCGCTGTGTCTGGCGTGGAGAGTGGGCACCGAGCTCCCATCACCGACATCCAGTGGCTGCCAGAGACCTTTGAG gTGTCCAGAACTGGGACTCCACTGGAAAATAAGACTTTAATATCAGTGCAGATAGTTACTTGTGCTCCTGACTG ctgtGTGATGTTCTGGGACCTGCGTGCACCACGGACAGTGGTTAATGCTCTGACAGATACAAAACCGAAGCCTGAAGAGAAAACTGTGGAAAACCCTTATGGAGTTCCAAGCACCTTCAAACATCTGGACCTGACCTGGAAACCTCTCTttagg GTCGCTCTGCCTAAAGTAGACACCCGTGGGGAGTACAGTCCACTGAGGTTCAGTCTGTGGGGTAATACAG ATAAGAGTGTTACCGTGGGCGACCGGCCCGAGCCTCCAGACTACGGCCAGCTCCATTTGCCTTCAGCGAAGCACCAGCGGCAGACGGATGACATCAGCACCAAGTTCTATGTGGGCACCGAG GATGGTGAAGTGGTGTATACAGACTGGAAACTGGAGAAAGACAATGACTCAGGACAACTGTTCA GCCCTAAGCCAACCCACTGTTTCCGGGTCCATGACTGCCTGGTAAACACAGTATCGCGCTCCCCCTTCTACCTGGATATCATTCTGACGGTGGGCGGCTGGAACTTCGCCATCTGGAAGGAGGGTGTTATG ACAGGTCCACTGGTCCTGTCTGCCTGCTCCCAGAAGAGGTGCTCGGCGGGGGCGTGGTCCCTGACCCGGCCCGGGGTAATGTACATCGGGAAGGAGGATGGCAACCTGGAGGTGTGGGACCTGCTGGAGAAGACACACGAGCCTTCCCAGATCCAGAGCGTTACCACCTTCCCCATCACCTGCATCAAGCCCTGGACCGTGTCCC TGAAGCAGCAGCTGTTGGCTGTGTCTGATCATCAGGGCACGCTCCACATTCTGCAGGTGCCATGGATGCTGCGCCACCCGGCCGCCAACGAG